TACTCCAGTCGGGAACCTTTATGTTGGGCACACCGGGTCAACAACCGATGCGGATGGATAGCGGTATGGCGATCGCGGCGACGGCTCCCATCACCCGTCCGTGGGGCGATCGGTTTCAGCTCATGCTGGATAATGTGGTGCTGGAACTTCGGGAATTGGGTGGCGTATTGATTTTGGGAAGTGCGATCGCTGCCATTGTGCAGGTTGCCATTCCCCGGGAGGTGATTCTGAGTCTGGGACAAGGCCCGGTCACCTCGATTTTGGCGATGATGCTGTTGGCGTGGGTGGTGTCGATTTGTTCCACTGTGGACGCTTTCTTTGCCCTCGCCTTTGCCTCCACCTTTACCAGCGGTGCGCTGCTAGCATTCCTGATTTTTGGCCCCATGATCGACCTGAAGAACATTAGCCTGCTGCTCACCGTGTTTCGAGGTCGTGCAATCCTATACTTATTTCTCCTAGCCGCGCAACTGACCTTCGCGATCACCCTGGCGGTGAACCTGTACTGGGTCTAACCACGCTCCGTTTGCTCCCTTGTACCCCATGAAACCGAGAGTCAACCGATCTACTTCTCAAGCCCCTCTTACCCGCCGCATTCCCTGGTCAGCCATGCTGGATCTGTTGGCGATCGCCGCTTGGGGGGCGTTATTGCTCAAGTACTGGCTGACGGGCAAGATGAACATCCTGCTGCACCCGGACTACCACTGGCTAGCCGTATCGGCGGGTATTTTCCTGGTCGTGCTGTCGGTACTGAAGCTGGGGCAACTGCTGAAAATCCTGGTGGATCCCAAAGGGGAGAAGCGATCGCTGGCGGCTCAGCAGCACATTGCGCTGTTTAAGCCAGGGGTCGGTAGCGCGATTTTGCTATTTGTGGCGATCGTGGGGTTGCAGTTTACGCCCCAGCCCTTTACCAGTGCGGTGGCATTGCAGCGAGGGATTACGGAAACCCTGTCTATGACGCGATCGCAGCCCCAAGCCTTTCGGGGAACTACCGCACCGGAGGATCGCTCGATTATCGACTGGGTGCGGACGCTGAATGTGTATCCGGAACCCGATGCCTACGCGGGGCAGCCTGTCCAGGTGGATGGCTTTGCGGTGCATCTAGACGGCTTTCCCGACCATTACTTCACCATTTCTCGGTTTGTGATTACCTGCTGTGCCGCTGACGTGTAC
The window above is part of the Synechococcales cyanobacterium T60_A2020_003 genome. Proteins encoded here:
- a CDS encoding permease; this translates as MEQLNNALTLFFSLLVEAMPFLLLGVLFSSALLLFVDERKLVAAIPRNAVLAAIAGSLIGFLFPVCECGNVPVARRLMIQGAPTSMAVGFLLAAPTVNPIVFWATWTAFRDQPEIVFMRIGFSLLIAVIIGCIFSTQTDIRPLLQPNVARSIMPGMTPIRGGTSREAVASPLLQSGTFMLGTPGQQPMRMDSGMAIAATAPITRPWGDRFQLMLDNVVLELRELGGVLILGSAIAAIVQVAIPREVILSLGQGPVTSILAMMLLAWVVSICSTVDAFFALAFASTFTSGALLAFLIFGPMIDLKNISLLLTVFRGRAILYLFLLAAQLTFAITLAVNLYWV
- a CDS encoding TIGR03943 family protein; translated protein: MKPRVNRSTSQAPLTRRIPWSAMLDLLAIAAWGALLLKYWLTGKMNILLHPDYHWLAVSAGIFLVVLSVLKLGQLLKILVDPKGEKRSLAAQQHIALFKPGVGSAILLFVAIVGLQFTPQPFTSAVALQRGITETLSMTRSQPQAFRGTTAPEDRSIIDWVRTLNVYPEPDAYAGQPVQVDGFAVHLDGFPDHYFTISRFVITCCAADVYPVGLPVKLSGSQSIYPADQWFRVKGKMITETHNDIRQVVIEAEDVTEIPEPENPYEY